A single window of Candidatus Nitrosocosmicus arcticus DNA harbors:
- the hflX gene encoding GTPase HflX codes for MYSEDRKAILITYPNQFALSEAKSLAESIGYSIIEVISQKNITRSRFGVGKGKAEDIKERVAVLKPDVIIFDEILKPSQQYNLARLCRIDIVDREKLILEIFLNRAVTNESKIQVKLAQLKYDIVRVKEKARLAKLGEQPGFYGLGKYDADVHILDIKKRTAVLKNKLQAEERKRSLHRIQRLSGNTPLISLTGYTSAGKTSLFNELTNENKETSTKLFTTLTTFTRASQIEGRKVLVSDTIGFISKLPPYMIEAFKSTLSELNYANVILLIIDFSDDVPIIRKKLRSSLEILSKLQIPFQKCILVLNKIDMVKNNEIKNKMKELNVNENMDQIIPISAQMGYNLPRLKQLISKQFAD; via the coding sequence ATGTATTCAGAGGATAGGAAGGCAATATTAATCACATATCCAAACCAATTTGCCCTGTCCGAAGCAAAAAGTCTTGCTGAATCAATTGGGTATTCCATCATAGAGGTGATTAGCCAGAAAAATATCACCCGTTCAAGGTTTGGTGTCGGTAAGGGGAAGGCAGAAGACATCAAAGAAAGAGTTGCAGTTTTAAAACCTGACGTAATCATATTTGATGAAATTCTAAAACCAAGTCAACAATACAATCTTGCAAGATTGTGCAGGATAGACATTGTGGACAGAGAAAAATTGATTTTAGAAATTTTTCTAAATAGAGCGGTAACAAATGAATCAAAGATTCAAGTAAAGTTAGCACAGCTAAAATATGATATCGTAAGAGTAAAAGAGAAGGCAAGACTTGCGAAGTTAGGCGAACAGCCCGGATTCTATGGGCTAGGTAAATATGATGCAGACGTGCACATTTTGGATATAAAGAAAAGAACCGCGGTCTTGAAGAACAAATTACAAGCAGAAGAGAGAAAAAGATCTCTCCACAGGATCCAAAGACTGTCAGGGAACACTCCCTTGATATCGTTGACAGGCTATACTTCGGCAGGCAAAACTTCCTTGTTTAACGAATTAACGAACGAGAATAAGGAGACTAGTACAAAATTGTTTACAACATTGACGACCTTTACTCGTGCTTCGCAGATTGAAGGGAGGAAAGTCCTAGTATCGGATACGATTGGGTTCATTAGTAAGTTACCGCCATACATGATCGAAGCATTCAAGTCTACTCTATCTGAACTGAATTATGCTAATGTGATTTTACTGATAATCGATTTTAGCGATGATGTTCCCATTATAAGGAAAAAATTGAGAAGTTCCCTTGAAATATTGTCAAAATTGCAGATTCCATTTCAAAAGTGTATACTAGTATTAAACAAAATAGACATGGTAAAAAACAATGAAATCAAGAACAAGATGAAAGAGCTAAATGTAAATGAAAACATGGATCAAATCATCCCTATTTCTGCTCAAATGGGTTACAATCTTCCAAGGTTAAAGCAGTTAATTTCCAAGCAGTTTGCAGATTAG
- a CDS encoding magnesium transporter CorA family protein — MTLSNRYHGLESLVSRGLEWVYVEQPTREKMDLVSKKFSLHELNIEDCLSKNQLPKIDRYDDHVFIILQFPTTQKEKTSPRFSQLSLFIGKDFLISIHHGGLKPLSELFQASKMDGGKNKQNIMGNSPGYLLHSILDALVDDLLHILMKVIGNLDDIEDAVFDDKVAVAKEISMLRREITTLRRIVGPLKRIMLEIISRDVRKFSTDVEEEDLISYFNDINDHVSKVLETLDESKETIEIYKDTDHMLSSEKTNKILSFLTILFTLSIPITVVGTFYGMNIIIPGSTNYSYNLIDFIPLIITLSFSVGSVIIMLYYFRKLGWLNNLTK; from the coding sequence ATGACATTATCTAATCGATATCACGGATTGGAATCACTAGTAAGTAGAGGATTAGAGTGGGTATACGTTGAACAGCCGACTAGGGAAAAAATGGACCTAGTCTCAAAAAAGTTCTCGCTCCATGAATTAAACATTGAAGATTGTTTGTCTAAAAATCAATTGCCAAAAATTGATAGGTACGATGATCATGTTTTTATAATATTACAATTTCCGACGACCCAGAAGGAAAAGACTTCCCCTCGATTTAGCCAACTCTCGCTATTCATTGGAAAAGATTTCTTAATATCCATTCATCATGGAGGCTTGAAACCACTCTCTGAGCTATTTCAGGCAAGTAAGATGGATGGTGGGAAGAATAAACAAAATATAATGGGAAATTCCCCAGGATACCTTTTGCATTCAATATTAGACGCCCTGGTGGATGATTTACTGCATATATTGATGAAAGTAATCGGCAACCTAGATGATATAGAGGATGCAGTTTTTGATGACAAAGTAGCAGTCGCTAAAGAAATCTCCATGTTGAGGCGAGAAATAACAACTCTTCGTCGAATAGTAGGTCCTCTAAAAAGAATCATGTTGGAAATCATTTCAAGGGATGTAAGAAAATTCTCAACCGATGTAGAGGAAGAAGACCTAATTTCTTATTTTAATGATATCAATGACCATGTTTCTAAAGTACTTGAAACCCTCGATGAGTCAAAGGAAACAATTGAAATATACAAGGATACAGATCATATGCTAAGCAGTGAGAAAACTAACAAGATATTGAGTTTCTTGACAATCCTTTTTACATTATCAATTCCCATTACAGTAGTCGGAACCTTTTATGGAATGAATATAATTATCCCAGGAAGTACAAATTATAGCTACAATCTAATAGATTTTATACCTTTAATCATAACTTTAAGTTTTTCAGTTGGATCGGTAATCATAATGCTATACTATTTTAGAAAGCTAGGATGGCTCAATAATCTTACCAAGTAA
- a CDS encoding NAD(P)/FAD-dependent oxidoreductase: MSLSKTDYDIIVAGGGLAGLIVASSAAYYSNQRMKILVIDRNSIDIQGRKTLSGWICGDAVGKNTVDYMTDRIKISWGNPEIEHPVKGVVAFSPDHETRVSFDGEGYILNRKLLPQKQIMEATKMGVEISSNIMIRQLTTENNFIVGVEGENTKTKEIFKKTAKVIVDCTGVTSVLRTNLPISSHIQRRIDRNDLESTGRYIYDFDKKGNEDKTFFDPEYCIIHLDQKLAPGGYGWVFPKGENKVNIGLGVQQKLFDKANKESGRKRDLKRLIDDYVNVNPVISNPRLSIGEEDLGNEWGTWQVSVRRQNDCMVANGYLMVGDSAWMPKPLDAGGIGPAIIAATIAGKDLVEAIESGDVSENGLWKYNKNFINEYGYKTAGLEVFRRMLQQLTNEQINYGMKHFLSRMDVEKITNGEHPEFSTISKLGMMIRGALNKKLAEDLKFTSQMNEALVKHYRNYPDTSEGFPDWSNKLNRYLSEAFSKFA, encoded by the coding sequence ATGAGCCTGTCAAAAACAGATTATGACATCATAGTAGCAGGCGGAGGGTTAGCTGGACTAATAGTAGCCTCATCTGCAGCTTACTATTCTAATCAAAGAATGAAGATTTTAGTAATAGATAGGAACTCTATCGACATTCAAGGAAGGAAGACCCTCTCAGGTTGGATCTGTGGTGATGCGGTAGGGAAAAACACCGTAGATTACATGACCGATAGAATTAAGATATCGTGGGGTAACCCAGAAATTGAACATCCAGTAAAGGGAGTAGTAGCCTTTTCACCAGATCACGAAACTCGAGTGTCATTTGATGGAGAGGGATATATATTAAATAGAAAACTGTTACCCCAAAAGCAAATTATGGAAGCGACCAAAATGGGAGTGGAAATATCTAGCAATATCATGATCAGACAACTAACAACTGAGAATAATTTTATTGTAGGTGTTGAAGGGGAAAATACAAAGACTAAGGAAATTTTTAAGAAAACTGCGAAAGTAATAGTTGATTGTACTGGTGTTACTTCGGTCCTGCGAACAAATCTACCAATCAGCTCTCACATACAAAGAAGGATTGATAGGAATGATTTAGAATCTACTGGCAGGTATATTTACGATTTTGATAAAAAAGGTAATGAGGACAAGACTTTTTTTGACCCTGAATATTGCATAATTCATTTAGATCAAAAATTGGCCCCAGGGGGTTATGGATGGGTATTTCCAAAAGGAGAAAATAAAGTGAATATTGGTTTAGGTGTTCAACAAAAGCTGTTTGACAAAGCAAATAAGGAGAGTGGAAGAAAGAGGGATTTGAAAAGATTAATAGATGATTATGTCAATGTCAATCCCGTTATATCAAATCCGAGGTTATCAATAGGAGAGGAAGACCTAGGCAATGAATGGGGAACATGGCAGGTTTCCGTAAGAAGGCAGAATGATTGTATGGTTGCCAACGGCTATTTGATGGTTGGAGATTCGGCATGGATGCCAAAGCCTTTGGATGCTGGTGGTATAGGTCCTGCAATAATTGCAGCCACAATAGCTGGAAAGGATTTGGTTGAAGCAATAGAATCAGGTGACGTTTCAGAGAATGGACTTTGGAAGTACAATAAGAATTTCATTAACGAATATGGTTACAAAACGGCTGGTCTAGAAGTATTCAGAAGAATGCTCCAACAACTCACTAACGAACAGATAAACTATGGTATGAAGCACTTTCTGTCGAGAATGGATGTTGAAAAGATTACTAACGGCGAGCATCCAGAATTTAGCACTATTAGCAAACTTGGTATGATGATAAGAGGAGCACTTAATAAGAAACTTGCAGAAGACTTAAAATTCACTTCTCAGATGAACGAAGCGTTAGTCAAGCATTATAGAAATTATCCTGATACCTCAGAGGGATTCCCGGATTGGTCAAATAAACTGAACAGATATCTCTCTGAAGCTTTTTCCAAATTCGCTTAA
- a CDS encoding translin family protein codes for MTFDIDSTKLQESLNEYSSYLKQVELSREKLIKENREIIALSSKAIILLHSGKTVEAKELINNAFSLLSELKKYVISDLERYLWPAEQEYVEAAILKEIVERKDHFSGHTDLQVSLNAYVTGLLDCIGEIKRMIYDNLRKDDFESSLSLFTIMQSLYDSIYSFSFYDNIISGVRKKLDISKRIIDDVRISITEEYRRKNFLDRIDSASLK; via the coding sequence ATGACCTTTGATATTGATTCCACCAAATTACAGGAATCGTTGAATGAATATTCGTCTTATCTAAAACAAGTTGAATTAAGCAGGGAGAAATTAATAAAGGAAAATAGGGAAATTATCGCTTTGAGCAGCAAGGCGATTATTTTGTTACACAGCGGAAAGACTGTTGAAGCAAAGGAATTAATTAATAATGCGTTTTCTTTGCTCTCAGAACTTAAAAAATATGTCATTTCTGATTTGGAACGTTATTTGTGGCCTGCAGAACAAGAATACGTTGAAGCTGCTATCCTTAAAGAGATTGTTGAGAGGAAGGATCATTTTAGCGGGCACACGGATCTGCAAGTTTCATTAAATGCTTATGTTACAGGGCTACTAGATTGCATAGGTGAAATCAAGAGAATGATTTATGATAATCTTAGAAAGGACGACTTTGAATCGTCATTGTCTTTATTTACCATCATGCAGTCCTTGTATGATTCAATATACTCGTTTTCGTTCTATGATAATATTATTTCTGGGGTCAGAAAGAAACTAGATATTAGTAAACGCATAATTGATGACGTTCGTATTTCTATTACAGAGGAATACAGGCGAAAGAACTTTCTAGATCGGATTGACAGTGCATCCCTTAAATAA
- a CDS encoding resolvase, with protein MINIRRSRGYNFEYRLVKQLNTGEWIARRLGGSSTGLPDIVAVNNTDSILLSIEAKTATSNSIYVPQDQIDRCYLITQMFEAYHERYIILAFKFMRKQRQIIRGEIKYLPRKTKEYYKIVRFKKKPTKFPIIKCNYNGDTYAIYDSKIKKVKLKNYLMPFDI; from the coding sequence ATGATCAATATTCGCAGAAGCAGAGGATATAATTTTGAGTATCGTTTGGTTAAGCAACTAAATACTGGAGAATGGATTGCGCGAAGATTGGGAGGTTCGAGCACAGGCTTACCTGATATTGTGGCAGTAAACAACACAGATTCTATATTATTATCGATTGAGGCAAAGACGGCTACCAGTAATAGTATATATGTACCCCAAGATCAAATTGACAGATGTTATCTCATTACACAAATGTTTGAGGCTTATCACGAGAGATATATAATATTGGCGTTTAAATTTATGAGAAAACAAAGGCAAATAATCAGAGGGGAAATAAAATACCTACCAAGGAAAACAAAAGAGTATTACAAGATAGTAAGGTTTAAGAAAAAACCTACAAAATTTCCCATCATTAAATGCAATTACAATGGAGATACCTATGCGATCTATGATTCTAAAATCAAGAAGGTCAAACTAAAAAATTATCTGATGCCTTTTGATATCTAA
- a CDS encoding NAD(P)H-hydrate epimerase produces the protein MNINSNFVDEKGYEPISSSQMYQIENKGDSIYSMKKILMMENAGSRVADFLIDEFKENILNKSIVAVCGKGNNGGDALVAMRHLSGYILARNKSNKKINLSVILLCHPDELKTPESILNWQIISKMESIKKLTLDSNNITEIEDEIKNSGIILDGIFGTGIKGDIKEPISKVIETINYKKGTTFILAVDIPSGLDPDSGKIIDKAISADATITFHRPKHGLLKNLEIVGRLIVKKIGIPFESEKEET, from the coding sequence ATGAATATAAATAGCAATTTTGTAGACGAGAAAGGGTATGAGCCTATATCTTCGAGTCAGATGTACCAGATAGAGAACAAAGGGGACTCAATTTATTCAATGAAGAAAATTTTGATGATGGAGAATGCGGGATCTAGAGTTGCAGATTTCTTGATAGACGAATTCAAAGAAAATATACTAAATAAATCGATTGTTGCCGTTTGCGGCAAGGGAAATAACGGGGGTGATGCATTAGTTGCAATGCGTCACCTATCAGGATACATTCTTGCAAGAAATAAATCCAATAAGAAAATCAACTTATCTGTTATCCTCTTATGTCATCCTGATGAGCTTAAAACCCCAGAATCCATTTTAAATTGGCAGATCATAAGTAAAATGGAATCGATAAAAAAACTTACCTTGGATTCAAACAATATTACCGAAATTGAAGACGAGATCAAAAACTCAGGTATTATTTTAGACGGGATCTTCGGCACAGGAATTAAGGGAGATATAAAAGAACCCATTTCAAAAGTGATCGAAACAATAAATTATAAAAAAGGAACTACTTTTATACTCGCGGTTGATATCCCTTCAGGATTAGATCCAGACAGTGGAAAAATTATTGACAAAGCAATTAGCGCAGACGCAACAATAACCTTTCATCGACCTAAACATGGATTACTCAAGAATCTAGAAATCGTTGGAAGGCTAATAGTTAAAAAGATTGGAATACCATTTGAATCAGAGAAAGAGGAGACATAA
- a CDS encoding MBL fold metallo-hydrolase: protein MKVEQFLVGEMANFTYVIIDEKNKDSIIVDPSWNLEIIFEYLKRNSLSNRYIINTHSHFDHIYGNEQVKNTTGAKVIQHKLSPLEKDIEVDEGELIEFGDSKIKIIHTPGHSRDSICLIIDDKVMLTGDTVFVGSCGRLDLPGSNPHEMFDSIYSKLVNLDGNLTILPGHHYGSSKTSTLQKEFESNFVFKFKDKDDFLLSMSS, encoded by the coding sequence ATGAAAGTAGAACAGTTTTTGGTAGGGGAAATGGCGAATTTCACATACGTAATTATAGATGAAAAAAATAAGGATTCAATAATCGTGGATCCCTCTTGGAACCTGGAAATTATCTTTGAATATCTAAAACGAAATTCGCTGAGTAATAGGTATATTATAAACACACATTCACATTTTGATCATATATATGGTAATGAACAAGTAAAAAATACTACAGGAGCAAAGGTGATACAACATAAGTTATCACCGTTAGAGAAAGACATCGAGGTCGATGAGGGAGAGCTTATTGAATTTGGTGATTCAAAGATCAAAATAATCCACACTCCCGGCCACTCCAGAGATAGCATTTGTCTAATAATTGATGACAAAGTTATGCTTACCGGAGATACCGTTTTTGTAGGAAGTTGCGGAAGACTAGATCTGCCTGGAAGCAATCCACACGAAATGTTTGACTCTATATACAGTAAACTAGTAAACTTGGATGGAAATTTGACAATACTCCCTGGCCATCATTATGGTTCAAGTAAAACATCGACACTACAAAAAGAATTCGAATCCAATTTTGTTTTTAAGTTCAAGGATAAGGATGATTTTCTTTTATCTATGAGCTCATAA
- the cobT gene encoding nicotinate mononucleotide-dependent phosphoribosyltransferase CobT, producing MITDVIQTLPSKRGKNDLLSFKSNRTSFILAISYTETSTIPGLTVAGANTELLKYTPAADAEYIYYGKCKCIDTIPATPDGKPTPAIISKTALDISNIPISVVDSGSKIKPILPYVNINSEYGKNIIREPGLGLDNVMKNYDMGKLLGKELAKINETVIVGESIPGGTTTALGVMQALGIEGYGRVSSSMPDNPNELKNKIIEKALSRSKMRAGDCSNDPFRAIANMGDPLMPTVVGLAEEIISREKKIILAGGTQMCCILALLKSLNIKFGDNICIGTTSYIINDKKSDIVGLMNNISDDVPIFYIDLLLENSTKKGLRSYSEGFVKEGAGAGGSSIAAFLNSEQLTKEQFLHKIEENYIKTIEKPSLVFTNK from the coding sequence TTGATTACCGACGTTATCCAGACCCTTCCTTCTAAAAGAGGCAAGAATGATTTATTATCCTTCAAATCAAACAGAACTTCTTTTATTTTGGCAATATCCTATACGGAAACATCCACAATTCCTGGTCTGACAGTTGCCGGAGCAAATACAGAATTGTTAAAATACACACCCGCTGCCGATGCAGAGTATATTTATTATGGTAAATGTAAATGCATTGATACAATTCCTGCAACGCCAGATGGAAAGCCAACACCTGCAATAATTTCAAAAACTGCGCTGGATATATCAAATATCCCGATATCGGTAGTCGACTCAGGATCCAAAATTAAACCTATCTTACCCTATGTTAATATTAATTCAGAATATGGCAAGAACATAATCCGAGAGCCTGGTTTAGGACTAGACAATGTAATGAAAAACTATGATATGGGCAAATTGCTTGGAAAAGAATTAGCCAAAATAAACGAGACCGTAATTGTAGGAGAAAGTATTCCAGGTGGTACGACAACGGCGTTGGGTGTCATGCAAGCTCTCGGCATCGAGGGGTATGGCAGGGTCAGTAGCAGTATGCCGGACAACCCTAATGAATTGAAAAACAAGATAATAGAGAAAGCACTCTCAAGATCAAAAATGAGAGCTGGAGATTGTTCAAACGACCCCTTTAGGGCTATCGCAAACATGGGGGACCCACTAATGCCCACAGTTGTTGGATTAGCTGAAGAAATCATTTCCAGAGAAAAGAAAATTATCTTGGCTGGGGGGACTCAAATGTGCTGTATCTTAGCATTATTAAAATCATTAAATATAAAGTTCGGCGACAATATTTGTATAGGAACAACTTCTTATATAATTAATGACAAAAAATCAGATATTGTTGGACTAATGAATAATATTTCAGATGATGTACCTATTTTCTATATTGATCTTCTTTTAGAAAACTCGACTAAAAAGGGACTGAGATCTTATTCTGAAGGATTTGTAAAAGAAGGGGCAGGTGCAGGCGGGAGCTCTATAGCCGCCTTTCTAAACAGTGAACAGTTAACTAAAGAACAATTCTTACATAAGATAGAGGAAAACTATATCAAAACCATAGAAAAGCCTAGTTTGGTATTCACAAACAAATAG
- a CDS encoding class I SAM-dependent methyltransferase produces the protein MSKFLKKLLKGVLADEELSKVYSSFDMIGDIAIIKIPDSLLTKKNIIGEVILQSIKNLKSVFLQRSSVSGEYRLRGLEVIAGDEKYVTYYREYGCKFLVNVATSYFSPRLSTERLRISNLVSPGEIVVNMFAGVGTFSVIMAKKHQIKVYNIDSNLDAYILSIINSKINRLKDRVFSIHGDSQEVLRLNRFKDRIDRVLLPLPERAHEFIDVSINCLKPSGGHLHFFSHIKSDTKSQVVPNSEAYIRNLFSKYNFELKHTQIVRDVAPRIYQTVTDLFIFK, from the coding sequence ATGAGTAAATTTTTAAAAAAACTTCTCAAAGGAGTATTGGCAGATGAGGAACTCTCAAAAGTCTATTCTTCATTTGATATGATAGGTGATATAGCCATAATTAAAATACCTGATTCTCTCTTGACAAAAAAAAATATTATTGGAGAAGTCATACTTCAAAGTATAAAAAATCTAAAATCTGTTTTTTTACAAAGGTCATCAGTGTCTGGAGAATACAGGCTACGAGGACTAGAAGTTATTGCTGGTGATGAGAAATACGTTACTTATTATCGGGAGTATGGTTGCAAGTTTTTAGTTAATGTGGCCACGTCGTATTTCTCACCTAGATTGTCTACCGAACGCCTTCGAATTTCAAATTTGGTTTCTCCGGGAGAAATAGTAGTAAATATGTTTGCAGGCGTAGGAACATTTTCAGTAATAATGGCAAAAAAGCATCAGATAAAGGTATATAATATTGATTCAAACTTGGATGCCTACATCCTGAGCATTATAAATTCAAAAATAAACAGATTAAAGGATCGCGTCTTTTCAATACACGGAGATTCCCAGGAGGTACTGCGTTTGAACCGCTTTAAAGACCGTATCGATAGAGTGTTACTCCCATTACCCGAAAGGGCTCATGAATTTATAGATGTTTCCATAAATTGCTTAAAACCCTCTGGAGGGCATTTACATTTCTTCTCGCATATAAAAAGTGACACCAAATCTCAGGTTGTCCCAAATTCTGAGGCCTATATTCGTAACTTATTCTCAAAGTACAACTTTGAATTAAAACATACCCAGATAGTGAGAGATGTAGCTCCACGAATTTATCAAACTGTTACAGATCTCTTTATTTTCAAATGA
- a CDS encoding ribosome biogenesis/translation initiation ATPase RLI gives MSHRVAVLDQELCQPRKCGLECIIYCPVNKTGGECIIQRPDDGKAVISEDLCTGCTICIKKCPFDAIVIVNLAQEIGVDKIHQYGVNSFRLYKIPIPKEGTVTGIVGRNGMGKSTIINLLSGNIKPNFGNFDKELGWDEILSKLSNIELRKHFEKIRIKSLRTSIKPQLVYLIPKVFKGTVSELLKKYDERKVSDVLIEDLGLKNSLERDLSTLSGGELQRVAVAVAAAKDAEYYFFDEPSSFNDIYQRLAVGRVIDNLAKEGKSVMIVEHDMSLLDYLSDNIYLTYGEPGAYGIVSSLQSTKVGINNFLEGYIPTENVRFRDKAYKFDISSITETVLSSSPIVAYTSLTKTLGPFSLTVDKGEIHEGEVVGIVGANALGKTTFMRMLSGIEKIDQGSLDTPVRISYKPQYLNQDIDGDVRSLIYSANSGPFEGTSVEEHIFSPLGIKKLYDKSIKGLSGGELQKVAISVSLIRPADVYALDEPSAFLDIEDRITFAKFIQRFTKSNGKSALIIDHDIQLIDLVSDRLVMFEGIPGIKGTGTFPITKEIGMNNFLKSLSISFRRDETTGRPRVNKDSSRLDRQQKTEGNYYYLKNK, from the coding sequence TTGAGTCATAGAGTTGCTGTTTTAGACCAGGAATTGTGCCAACCAAGAAAGTGTGGTCTAGAGTGCATAATCTATTGCCCTGTAAATAAAACTGGTGGAGAATGTATTATCCAAAGGCCTGATGATGGTAAGGCTGTTATTTCTGAGGATTTGTGTACGGGATGTACTATCTGTATTAAAAAGTGTCCTTTTGATGCTATTGTAATAGTTAATCTGGCTCAGGAGATAGGTGTAGACAAAATACATCAATATGGAGTTAACAGCTTCAGGTTATATAAAATTCCTATACCAAAGGAAGGGACCGTAACAGGTATTGTCGGTAGAAACGGTATGGGAAAGTCTACAATAATAAACCTGCTTTCAGGAAATATAAAACCTAATTTTGGTAACTTTGATAAAGAATTAGGTTGGGATGAAATTTTATCAAAGTTATCTAATATCGAGCTGCGGAAACACTTTGAAAAAATTCGAATTAAGTCATTGCGTACTTCCATAAAACCTCAGCTCGTATATCTTATACCAAAGGTTTTCAAGGGTACCGTATCTGAATTATTAAAAAAATATGATGAACGGAAAGTTTCAGATGTCTTGATAGAAGATTTAGGTCTAAAAAATTCCCTAGAAAGAGACCTTTCGACACTAAGTGGAGGAGAATTACAAAGGGTAGCCGTTGCTGTTGCTGCGGCTAAGGATGCTGAGTATTACTTTTTCGATGAACCTTCTTCTTTTAATGATATTTATCAACGATTGGCTGTGGGACGGGTTATAGATAATTTAGCTAAGGAGGGCAAAAGTGTAATGATTGTAGAACATGATATGTCTTTACTTGATTACCTATCAGATAACATCTATCTTACTTATGGAGAACCTGGTGCCTACGGTATAGTGTCTTCGCTTCAAAGCACTAAAGTTGGTATAAATAATTTCTTGGAAGGATATATTCCTACTGAAAATGTTAGGTTCAGGGATAAGGCATATAAATTTGATATATCAAGTATTACCGAGACTGTTCTCTCATCTTCTCCTATAGTGGCATATACTAGCCTTACGAAAACACTTGGTCCGTTTTCTCTTACCGTTGATAAGGGAGAAATTCATGAAGGAGAGGTAGTTGGAATTGTTGGGGCAAATGCTTTGGGTAAGACTACCTTCATGCGAATGCTGTCAGGAATAGAAAAAATCGATCAGGGTAGCCTAGACACTCCAGTAAGAATATCCTACAAGCCCCAATATCTCAACCAAGATATTGATGGTGATGTTCGCTCGTTGATCTATTCTGCAAACAGTGGACCATTCGAAGGTACTAGCGTAGAAGAACATATCTTTTCTCCTTTAGGGATCAAAAAGCTTTATGACAAATCCATAAAGGGGCTTAGTGGGGGTGAATTGCAAAAAGTGGCAATATCAGTATCATTAATAAGACCGGCCGATGTGTATGCGCTAGATGAACCATCTGCATTTCTCGATATAGAAGATAGGATTACATTTGCAAAATTCATACAGAGATTTACTAAATCAAACGGAAAGTCTGCATTAATTATAGATCATGACATTCAGTTGATAGATTTGGTTTCGGATCGATTGGTTATGTTTGAGGGTATCCCTGGTATAAAGGGAACAGGTACCTTTCCCATTACCAAGGAAATCGGTATGAATAACTTTCTTAAATCGCTTTCAATATCGTTTAGAAGAGATGAGACAACTGGTAGACCTAGAGTTAACAAAGATAGCAGCAGGCTAGATAGACAGCAAAAAACAGAAGGCAATTACTACTACTTGAAGAATAAATAA